A region from the Lentimonas sp. CC4 genome encodes:
- a CDS encoding DUF2309 domain-containing protein, producing the protein MNQAPEKAMDLHSHISRACKKIAPLWPLSHFVAVNPFLGYADQSFAKTATAFKRIQDADTVLPREWFKAHYEAGKISLKDLQAGIANASPEVLQSFKSFEATLTVDHLVDRLNTPHVDQAEHYQTCSFSVYLDSRLGTPWQYVIREEAAKWCAAYDDEGQSSWKFPWKNLSLYAGWKEAALIDRNPELNGLKGFRAKVKSFSDDPEVAIEEAVSKLSMPEEKIEEFLYRILLTLPGWSGHLRYKDREHEIRNSEGDLVVQLLAILLNYEVALYELHLGESECIEGWKRNLEVQPEDLSDDAIPLALAERLIWQSALENAFEQTLRTQITAEAKSNERPDVQAVFCIDVRSEVFRRALESTKLNIQTIGFAGFFGLPIDHSIPGIGGSQARCPVLLAPPVKTAEGLSGIEAVQYDELRFERVIERENERSWKRFKEAAASCFTFVETIGLSYAYKIICDAFAIDKSKHKSASAPAFLEAMPTAARADMAMGILNGLGLKENFAKIVLFCGHGSQTKNNPFASGLDCGACGGHAGDANARLAAALLNQQDVRSELQARGIEIPKDTTFIGGLHNTTTDQVTLYETDPVDASLIGELQESLETAGGITALERSVLLGNAKDQSDIVEAVRSRSLDWSQVRPEWGLAGNAAFIVAPREWTRASNLGSRAFLHEYNATADPEAAVLEAVIGGPLVVGSWINLQYYGSATDNHHFGSGHKAIHNVVGGVGVALGNENDLRPGLPFQSVHDGEKLIHEPLRLHACIAADTEVLDSILSRQEHVRHLVENGWIHLISLGANGQQWLRRMPNGEWRAQA; encoded by the coding sequence ATGAACCAAGCACCAGAAAAAGCCATGGATCTGCATTCACATATTTCAAGGGCATGTAAGAAGATCGCACCACTCTGGCCTTTGTCACACTTCGTGGCGGTCAATCCATTTTTAGGATACGCAGATCAAAGTTTCGCAAAAACGGCAACTGCTTTTAAACGTATTCAAGATGCCGATACAGTATTGCCACGCGAATGGTTTAAAGCGCACTACGAAGCGGGAAAGATCAGCCTTAAGGATCTGCAAGCAGGCATTGCGAACGCATCGCCTGAAGTGCTACAGAGCTTCAAATCGTTTGAAGCAACACTCACAGTCGACCATCTCGTAGATCGGCTAAACACACCACATGTCGACCAAGCGGAACACTACCAAACCTGCTCTTTCAGTGTATATCTGGACTCCCGCCTAGGCACGCCATGGCAATACGTGATTCGCGAAGAGGCGGCAAAGTGGTGCGCGGCCTATGATGACGAAGGGCAATCCTCATGGAAGTTTCCATGGAAGAATCTCAGCCTCTATGCAGGGTGGAAAGAAGCCGCGCTGATTGACCGCAATCCTGAACTCAACGGATTGAAAGGGTTCCGCGCCAAGGTAAAGTCCTTTTCCGACGATCCAGAAGTCGCAATCGAAGAGGCTGTCTCGAAATTGAGTATGCCTGAGGAGAAAATCGAAGAGTTCCTCTACCGTATCTTGCTCACCCTACCTGGCTGGTCGGGTCACTTACGGTATAAAGACCGTGAGCACGAAATCCGTAATAGCGAGGGCGACTTAGTCGTGCAACTCTTGGCGATCTTGTTAAACTACGAAGTTGCGCTCTACGAATTGCATCTAGGAGAAAGCGAATGCATTGAAGGCTGGAAGCGTAACCTTGAGGTGCAGCCTGAAGATTTATCTGACGATGCAATTCCATTGGCACTCGCCGAGCGCCTCATTTGGCAGTCAGCCCTAGAGAACGCTTTTGAGCAAACGCTACGCACACAGATTACCGCTGAAGCGAAATCGAATGAGCGTCCCGATGTGCAAGCGGTATTTTGTATCGATGTTCGGTCCGAGGTCTTTCGCCGTGCACTTGAATCAACTAAGCTGAATATTCAGACAATCGGATTTGCCGGCTTCTTCGGCCTGCCGATCGATCACAGCATCCCTGGCATTGGCGGCTCACAGGCGCGCTGCCCTGTGCTACTGGCACCACCGGTAAAGACTGCAGAAGGCCTTTCAGGCATTGAGGCGGTTCAATATGATGAACTTCGTTTCGAACGCGTTATCGAGCGCGAAAACGAACGCAGCTGGAAACGTTTTAAGGAAGCCGCGGCATCATGCTTCACCTTCGTGGAGACGATCGGCTTGAGCTACGCCTATAAAATCATTTGCGATGCCTTTGCTATCGATAAGTCGAAGCACAAATCGGCATCAGCTCCGGCCTTTCTGGAAGCAATGCCCACAGCCGCACGTGCCGATATGGCTATGGGTATCCTCAACGGACTCGGCCTGAAGGAGAACTTTGCCAAGATCGTTCTTTTCTGCGGGCACGGTAGCCAGACAAAGAACAATCCATTTGCTTCCGGACTCGATTGTGGCGCCTGCGGTGGCCACGCAGGTGACGCCAATGCGCGCCTCGCAGCCGCTTTGCTCAACCAGCAGGATGTGCGCTCTGAGCTACAGGCGCGTGGCATTGAAATCCCCAAAGACACCACTTTCATCGGCGGGCTACACAACACTACGACTGACCAAGTCACGCTCTACGAAACCGATCCGGTGGATGCATCACTCATTGGAGAGCTTCAAGAATCACTCGAAACTGCCGGAGGTATCACTGCACTCGAAAGATCAGTGCTGCTCGGCAATGCTAAGGATCAATCAGATATCGTCGAAGCGGTTCGCTCCAGAAGTCTCGACTGGTCACAAGTGCGCCCCGAGTGGGGCTTAGCAGGCAACGCCGCCTTTATCGTCGCACCGCGCGAATGGACACGTGCATCGAATCTTGGCAGCCGTGCCTTCCTGCACGAATACAACGCCACAGCCGACCCCGAAGCCGCCGTGCTTGAGGCAGTCATCGGCGGACCACTCGTGGTCGGTAGTTGGATCAACCTACAATACTACGGTTCCGCGACCGACAACCATCACTTCGGTAGTGGCCACAAAGCGATCCACAATGTGGTTGGTGGCGTGGGAGTCGCACTCGGCAACGAAAATGATTTACGGCCGGGGCTCCCCTTTCAGTCGGTGCACGACGGAGAGAAATTGATCCATGAACCGCTTAGGCTACATGCCTGCATCGCAGCCGACACCGAGGTGCTCGATTCGATCTTGTCCAGACAAGAGCACGTGCGCCATCTAGTCGAAAACGGCTGGATCCATTTAATCTCACTGGGAGCCAATGGTCAGCAATGGCTCCGCCGTATGCCAAACGGCGAATGGAGGGCACAGGCGTAA
- the can gene encoding carbonate dehydratase has product MKTLPNLIENNRKWAAKVRAEKPNFFAELAEIQSPKHLWIGCADSRVPANQITGLAPGELFVHRNIANLVVHSDLNMLSVLQYAVEILKVQHVIVCGHYGCGGVRAAINSQPNGLVDNWLRHIEDIAVINWSHLKALDYEARLDRLCELNVIQQANNLGRTTVIQEAWNRGQKLEIHSWIYSLKDGHICDLQDPIDHCTEQLQ; this is encoded by the coding sequence ATGAAAACCCTACCTAACCTTATAGAAAACAACCGAAAATGGGCTGCAAAAGTTAGAGCTGAAAAGCCTAACTTCTTCGCGGAACTAGCAGAGATTCAAAGCCCCAAACACCTATGGATCGGCTGTGCCGATAGTCGCGTGCCCGCCAACCAGATCACAGGTCTCGCACCAGGAGAGCTCTTCGTGCACCGTAACATCGCGAACCTTGTCGTGCACTCAGATCTTAATATGCTCTCCGTGCTGCAATACGCGGTCGAAATACTCAAAGTTCAACATGTCATTGTTTGCGGTCACTACGGCTGTGGCGGCGTCCGCGCAGCGATCAACTCTCAGCCCAACGGACTCGTCGATAATTGGCTGCGCCACATCGAGGATATCGCAGTCATCAATTGGAGTCATTTAAAAGCACTCGACTATGAAGCGCGCTTGGATCGCCTCTGTGAACTCAATGTCATCCAACAAGCCAACAACCTAGGCCGCACCACTGTGATACAAGAGGCATGGAACAGGGGGCAGAAGCTGGAAATCCATAGCTGGATCTATAGCCTCAAAGACGGACATATTTGCGATCTACAAGACCCCATTGACCACTGCACCGAACAATTACAGTAG
- a CDS encoding DUF1800 family protein, translating to MSHLWTVTLFALPLYLLSTAAIAVDQNSNGLSDVWEQRFNASALQLLNDDDGDGFTNVEECIVGTDPEDASDLPRLLPSTTQNDPDQIELRFQTLSGKHYSVTHSPDLNDFTPISKGWLGDNTERPLHIGTDGIAATLSPIRIDYWANFAGTTIEELHALNTFPSAPDGSSNHPAPEAPDFLASGYGARLSCWITPPESGSYTLFLSAGGPAELYLHDTTSSSAPVKIAEILPTQTDLSSGEWDTYATQRSTLLELSADTRYALELHYVANVPQQYAEIAWSGPSIDGIQQLDRDALAQVFFHNQLGPQNILLQHDYDSDGQTGAQWPDNTAIVTDIIGMTGNAEQITGDVGTSSTLERIYFDPGSSEHFYATWLFNMSSGQQDTYMFFMNGTDSSQEGPRIDIEDSTSNSTGAAVRAGGSGGSDVQIDINFEKTYRIELIASLAVGGFEYKTPNETHTVAEDTFDLYVTDLTGNLVGAHTGLVYRDGAVVEKFSSLRLPYLNNPNIVFDDWEFTNGLIAGNGYLISNQTDFGNGDTPNFFELEIKEQDQDNDGIPDWEELALAPYYPFLPFDAETQDGLPDADALALLLAQSQGKPEITLYGSDGAAFESNYPNTTPDNGEITITRAGTLEPLIVDLCFPPLEAGTSTTLCDGTCCMLIGSAGDEEAEPEDYILTDEDGTIVTDTVHFAFGEIKKVLTLTPVDDTLNEYPESVNIAIKEADDARYDVSELLNGASIQIFDLPDSPDNITIFTGSFSQDGKAVVPTSGSGYATATINGPRTEIRLWDEFSGLTSAQQDSHVHKANAGNTAGNIIYAITETPGDDESDPLNGPLTNYLWDLTDSSGAVPTAGGPASKQVIIDSLFGQNNETPLYLNVHTVDNPAGEIWAFLNLSGGSATDPGDAPAAAATGSGEFPQLTGDLLESEVRRFLNQATFGATDSEVAAFVAQIENQRLSNPAYHRNEAYSDWIDTQMTTANTPQTYLLDFTLAAVFQRMTLAGLFDASRNPTDGTTATPSRPTWPSIDRSSSNPEHWYLSAKYPVTHAQLNLGDNNNLSIGTTTGNAERRNAHWQTMLNARDQLRQKMGYALQQIVVVSASSTSISQNAYAASNYQDMLNTHAFGYYRDVLGYVNWSPVMGKWLSSLQNQKAIDFDGDGLFDAYPDENLARENMQLFSIGLFNIWSDGTLKLTPEGLPSSTYTNDDIREFAKILTGQSFSQYASTTSTPAWGGVPYAPSDTSFSASQNTSGQLSRSYLYPMKMFGDYHSLGSKSFAGTTIDHSDITDPELQGIADIEAAIDWLAGTPGDGQPDFDMVHSHVSTPAFISRRLIQRFTTSNPSQDYLHRVATVFKNSEGNLALTLKAILLDPEARNINLNDTRFGMKKSPLEGYLQLLRTLQAHTYLPLTNPEGAAPYDVAAGDYSNPDIYLENFKYPSAQLANFERNVRFAPGSTFTSGTRGLQMDPFTQETVFNFYLPDFSPGGAVGAAGMVAPELQLANEPDVIRNINYFEYIIRYSQGPGGDELGGTDTNQELAFNSVDADRHDYQRLDRQALADAFYPATEPTSELTLEGNGLTDGFTGTYSAEAPHWVRLNRTGDVFIASESVDGVTWTEIATQVLPMASEVYIGLALTSHDDGILTTAEFSNVSITSGEGTWYHSDIGNVAAEGSTVANSETAFTLEASGNDIWNSADEFHYAYQQLDGDGEIIARVDSLVLTNPWAKAGVMIRETLDANSANVISLISGSYGTRAQMRSVPRGRSSESLADEALVDELDRRLTYGFFKLRYPYDTSDNDDPNIYGVDETLKNPRELIIDAITNGYGDPFDGSNDETDRLYKFADALYLLTFSPEYQIKK from the coding sequence ATGTCGCACCTCTGGACAGTTACCCTCTTCGCCCTTCCCCTATACCTGCTAAGCACAGCGGCCATCGCCGTGGATCAGAACAGCAACGGCCTCAGCGATGTCTGGGAACAGCGCTTCAATGCCAGTGCCCTGCAACTGCTCAATGACGACGACGGCGACGGCTTTACCAATGTCGAAGAGTGCATCGTCGGCACCGATCCGGAAGACGCCTCCGATCTCCCGAGACTGCTCCCCTCCACCACTCAGAATGATCCGGATCAGATTGAGCTCCGCTTTCAAACCCTCAGCGGCAAGCACTACAGCGTCACTCACTCTCCAGACCTCAACGACTTCACCCCGATCAGCAAGGGCTGGCTGGGCGATAACACCGAACGCCCCCTCCATATTGGCACCGATGGCATTGCAGCAACGCTCAGTCCCATACGCATCGATTACTGGGCCAACTTCGCGGGCACCACCATTGAAGAGCTCCACGCGCTCAACACCTTTCCCTCCGCCCCCGACGGCAGTAGCAACCACCCAGCACCCGAAGCACCCGACTTTCTCGCGAGCGGCTACGGCGCACGCCTGAGCTGCTGGATCACTCCACCCGAGTCTGGCAGCTATACCCTTTTCCTCTCCGCCGGCGGCCCTGCCGAACTCTACTTGCACGATACCACGAGTAGCAGCGCTCCGGTCAAAATCGCCGAAATCCTTCCCACGCAAACCGATCTATCCAGTGGCGAATGGGACACCTACGCCACCCAGCGTTCCACATTACTCGAACTCTCAGCCGACACACGCTACGCGCTTGAACTACACTACGTCGCCAATGTGCCGCAGCAGTATGCGGAAATCGCGTGGTCCGGTCCTAGTATCGACGGCATCCAACAGCTCGATCGCGATGCTCTGGCTCAGGTCTTTTTCCACAATCAACTCGGCCCACAGAACATACTCCTGCAGCACGACTACGACAGTGACGGTCAAACGGGCGCACAATGGCCTGACAACACCGCAATCGTCACCGACATCATCGGCATGACGGGCAACGCCGAGCAGATCACTGGCGACGTCGGCACTAGTAGCACGCTGGAACGCATTTACTTCGACCCCGGCAGCAGCGAGCACTTCTACGCCACATGGCTCTTTAACATGAGCAGCGGCCAACAGGACACATACATGTTCTTTATGAATGGCACGGATAGTAGCCAGGAAGGTCCGCGCATCGACATCGAAGACAGCACCTCCAACAGCACCGGCGCCGCCGTGCGCGCAGGTGGATCTGGCGGTTCCGATGTCCAAATCGACATCAACTTCGAAAAAACCTACCGCATCGAACTCATCGCTTCGCTCGCCGTCGGCGGCTTTGAATATAAAACGCCCAACGAGACTCACACCGTCGCGGAAGACACCTTCGACCTATATGTAACCGATCTCACAGGGAATCTCGTCGGTGCCCACACTGGCCTAGTATATCGAGACGGAGCCGTTGTCGAAAAATTCAGCAGCTTACGCCTCCCCTATTTAAACAATCCCAACATCGTCTTCGACGACTGGGAATTCACTAACGGACTCATCGCAGGCAACGGCTACCTCATCTCCAACCAAACCGACTTCGGCAATGGCGACACGCCCAACTTCTTCGAACTCGAAATCAAAGAACAAGACCAAGACAACGACGGCATCCCCGACTGGGAAGAGCTCGCCCTAGCGCCTTACTACCCATTTCTACCCTTCGACGCCGAAACCCAAGACGGCCTGCCCGATGCAGACGCCCTCGCACTCCTACTCGCACAATCGCAAGGCAAACCAGAAATCACCCTCTACGGCAGTGACGGCGCTGCGTTCGAAAGCAACTACCCAAACACCACCCCCGACAATGGCGAGATCACCATCACCCGCGCGGGCACGCTTGAACCACTCATAGTCGATCTGTGCTTTCCCCCGCTCGAAGCAGGCACCAGCACCACCCTCTGCGACGGCACCTGCTGCATGCTGATCGGTAGTGCGGGCGATGAAGAAGCCGAGCCCGAAGATTATATTCTAACCGACGAAGACGGCACCATCGTCACCGACACCGTTCACTTCGCCTTTGGTGAAATCAAAAAGGTCCTCACCCTCACCCCGGTCGACGACACCCTCAACGAATACCCCGAATCCGTGAACATCGCCATCAAAGAAGCCGACGATGCGCGCTACGATGTATCAGAACTCCTCAACGGCGCCTCCATCCAAATCTTCGACCTCCCCGATAGTCCAGACAACATCACCATCTTTACCGGCAGCTTCAGCCAAGATGGCAAAGCCGTGGTCCCGACCAGCGGCTCCGGATACGCTACGGCCACTATTAATGGCCCCCGCACAGAGATTCGCCTATGGGATGAATTCTCAGGCCTGACCTCCGCACAGCAAGACTCCCACGTGCACAAAGCCAATGCAGGTAACACCGCTGGCAATATCATCTACGCCATCACTGAAACACCCGGCGATGACGAAAGCGATCCACTCAACGGCCCACTCACCAACTACCTCTGGGATCTCACCGACTCCTCGGGCGCAGTGCCTACCGCAGGCGGCCCCGCGAGCAAACAAGTCATCATTGACTCGCTCTTCGGGCAAAACAACGAGACACCGCTCTACCTCAACGTTCACACCGTCGACAACCCTGCCGGCGAGATCTGGGCCTTCCTCAACCTCTCCGGTGGCTCAGCCACTGACCCCGGCGACGCGCCCGCAGCAGCCGCTACGGGCTCCGGCGAATTCCCACAACTCACCGGTGACCTACTCGAATCCGAAGTGCGCCGCTTCCTCAACCAAGCCACCTTCGGCGCCACCGATAGCGAAGTCGCCGCCTTCGTAGCTCAGATCGAAAACCAGCGCCTCAGTAACCCAGCCTACCACCGGAACGAAGCCTACTCCGACTGGATCGATACGCAGATGACCACGGCTAACACTCCGCAGACTTATCTACTAGACTTCACACTCGCCGCAGTCTTCCAGCGCATGACACTCGCGGGCTTATTCGACGCAAGCCGCAACCCCACCGACGGCACCACCGCGACTCCGTCCCGCCCGACTTGGCCCTCCATCGACCGCAGCAGCTCCAACCCCGAGCACTGGTATCTAAGCGCGAAGTATCCGGTCACCCACGCACAACTCAACCTCGGCGACAATAACAACCTCAGTATCGGCACCACCACAGGGAACGCCGAACGGCGCAATGCACACTGGCAAACAATGCTCAACGCACGCGACCAACTACGCCAAAAGATGGGCTACGCCCTCCAGCAGATCGTCGTAGTAAGCGCCAGCAGCACTTCTATCTCACAAAACGCTTATGCCGCATCCAACTATCAAGACATGCTCAACACCCATGCCTTCGGTTACTACCGCGACGTGCTTGGCTACGTCAACTGGAGTCCAGTCATGGGCAAATGGCTCTCTAGCCTGCAAAACCAAAAAGCTATCGACTTTGATGGCGACGGACTCTTCGACGCCTACCCCGACGAAAACTTGGCGCGCGAAAACATGCAGCTCTTCTCGATCGGCCTCTTTAACATCTGGAGCGACGGCACCCTCAAGCTGACTCCCGAAGGGCTACCAAGTTCGACATATACCAACGACGACATCCGTGAATTTGCAAAAATCTTGACCGGCCAAAGCTTTAGCCAATACGCCAGCACGACCAGCACTCCGGCTTGGGGCGGAGTGCCTTACGCCCCAAGCGATACAAGCTTCTCCGCGTCACAAAATACTTCAGGACAACTCTCCCGCTCTTATCTCTACCCCATGAAAATGTTTGGGGACTACCACAGCTTAGGTTCGAAAAGCTTTGCCGGCACCACGATTGATCACTCCGACATCACCGATCCTGAGCTGCAAGGCATCGCCGACATCGAGGCGGCCATCGACTGGCTCGCGGGCACCCCAGGAGATGGACAACCGGATTTTGATATGGTGCATAGCCACGTCAGCACACCTGCGTTCATCTCGCGCCGTCTCATCCAACGCTTTACCACCTCCAATCCGTCACAGGATTACCTACACCGCGTCGCGACCGTCTTTAAAAATTCAGAGGGCAACCTCGCACTCACGCTGAAAGCGATACTCCTCGATCCTGAAGCGCGTAACATCAATCTCAACGATACTCGCTTCGGCATGAAGAAGTCGCCCCTCGAAGGCTATCTACAATTACTACGCACGCTTCAAGCTCACACCTATTTGCCACTCACCAATCCCGAAGGTGCTGCGCCCTACGATGTCGCTGCAGGCGATTACAGCAACCCAGACATCTACCTCGAAAACTTCAAATACCCCAGCGCTCAACTCGCCAACTTTGAGCGCAACGTGCGCTTCGCTCCTGGCTCTACATTCACCAGCGGCACACGTGGGCTGCAAATGGATCCATTCACCCAAGAGACTGTATTCAACTTTTACCTACCTGATTTCTCTCCAGGCGGAGCAGTCGGCGCCGCGGGTATGGTTGCACCCGAACTTCAGCTCGCCAACGAGCCAGACGTGATCCGTAACATTAACTATTTCGAATACATCATCCGCTACAGCCAAGGCCCAGGCGGAGACGAACTCGGTGGCACTGACACTAACCAAGAGCTCGCCTTCAACTCAGTCGATGCCGACCGCCACGACTACCAACGACTCGACCGCCAAGCTCTAGCCGACGCATTTTACCCAGCCACCGAACCCACTTCAGAACTCACGCTAGAAGGCAATGGTCTGACTGATGGATTCACTGGAACATACTCAGCCGAGGCGCCACACTGGGTGCGCCTCAACCGCACAGGCGATGTCTTCATTGCCAGCGAATCAGTAGACGGTGTGACTTGGACCGAAATTGCAACCCAAGTGCTCCCCATGGCCTCCGAAGTCTATATCGGGCTAGCGCTCACCAGCCATGACGATGGCATCCTCACCACTGCCGAATTTAGCAACGTCTCCATCACCAGCGGCGAAGGCACATGGTATCACTCCGACATCGGCAACGTCGCAGCCGAGGGATCGACCGTAGCAAACAGCGAAACCGCCTTCACACTCGAAGCCTCTGGCAATGATATCTGGAACTCCGCCGATGAATTCCACTACGCCTACCAGCAACTCGACGGCGATGGCGAAATCATCGCGCGCGTCGATAGCCTAGTGCTGACCAACCCATGGGCGAAAGCCGGAGTCATGATACGCGAAACCTTAGACGCTAATTCCGCTAATGTCATCAGCTTGATCAGCGGCTCATACGGCACGCGTGCACAAATGCGAAGCGTCCCTCGCGGTCGCAGCAGCGAGTCCCTCGCCGACGAAGCACTGGTCGACGAACTCGACCGTCGCCTCACCTACGGCTTCTTCAAACTGCGCTATCCTTACGACACCTCCGATAACGACGACCCCAACATTTACGGCGTCGACGAAACCTTAAAGAACCCGCGCGAACTCATCATTGATGCCATCACCAACGGATACGGCGACCCCTTCGACGGCTCCAACGATGAAACTGATCGTCTCTACAAATTTGCCGATGCGCTCTACCTCCTCACCTTCTCGCCAGAGTATCAAATCAAGAAATAA
- a CDS encoding proton-conducting transporter membrane subunit, protein MEILISLLILWIAPALMLWVVLSSKWLNGRPLTAGKFAELTAWCAFGSATLATVLWAFHDQQPVVATLTDAGWIGIRFDALSATILLLVCFLGAVILRFSQNYLAGDKRQGYFFKWMCVTLGSVMALVVAPGLVQFFAAWMASSLGLHKLLVYYPDRKGTLLSARKKFIVSRMGDFCLLGAFIGVFVIYGAQDFGKLFIITQEQGSSLDNNAWIGWLIILGAMFKSAQFPFHTWLPDTMGAPTPVSALMHAGIINGGGYLVVRMSPVLVNTSNALLLLAIFGAITAIYGSFVMLSQTSVKRALAYSTIAQMGFMLLQCGLGAFHLAVLHIVAHSLYKGHAFLSSGSAVATAKKLNADPKYVKLPQSRIWLAVAIGVSIVVGLSYVFGVSPAEKPGMLVLSMVVVVAITQLLWTQMRRGRDSSEIIKTAIFAAGIGAIYFVLSGLADTLLASSLPRDVPTWPMAEIILTLFIFAFLMTSIRFQDGHPGFLSVAYKRRLYVHALNGFYMNTIANNTARKLGLVPKNR, encoded by the coding sequence ATGGAAATACTCATCAGTCTTCTCATACTCTGGATAGCGCCAGCCCTCATGCTGTGGGTCGTGCTTTCATCGAAATGGCTCAATGGTCGTCCGCTTACTGCGGGGAAGTTTGCCGAGCTCACTGCGTGGTGCGCTTTTGGCAGTGCGACGCTGGCAACAGTCTTATGGGCTTTTCACGATCAGCAACCTGTGGTTGCCACTTTGACTGACGCTGGATGGATCGGCATTCGATTTGATGCGCTCTCGGCAACAATCCTTCTATTGGTCTGCTTCCTAGGAGCGGTCATCCTGCGTTTCTCACAAAATTACCTCGCTGGTGATAAGCGCCAAGGATACTTCTTTAAATGGATGTGCGTCACGCTCGGTTCCGTGATGGCCTTAGTCGTGGCACCAGGCTTGGTGCAGTTCTTCGCGGCATGGATGGCAAGCAGCCTAGGCCTCCACAAGCTGCTGGTCTATTACCCAGACCGTAAAGGCACGCTCCTTTCAGCTCGTAAGAAATTCATTGTTAGCCGCATGGGTGACTTCTGCTTACTCGGCGCATTCATTGGCGTCTTCGTCATCTACGGGGCGCAGGACTTTGGAAAGCTATTTATAATTACACAGGAGCAAGGGAGTTCGCTCGATAATAACGCATGGATCGGCTGGCTGATTATCCTTGGAGCGATGTTCAAATCCGCTCAGTTCCCATTTCACACATGGCTACCTGACACGATGGGGGCGCCGACACCTGTATCTGCACTGATGCACGCCGGTATCATTAACGGTGGTGGATATCTAGTGGTTCGCATGAGTCCGGTATTGGTGAACACATCTAATGCGCTGCTCCTGCTCGCCATCTTCGGTGCAATCACCGCGATCTATGGGTCGTTCGTCATGCTCTCGCAAACGAGTGTGAAGCGCGCGCTGGCATATTCCACGATCGCTCAAATGGGTTTCATGCTTTTGCAGTGTGGTCTCGGAGCATTCCACCTCGCAGTGCTTCATATCGTAGCGCACTCACTCTACAAAGGGCATGCCTTCCTTTCTTCTGGCTCTGCGGTTGCCACTGCGAAGAAACTCAATGCGGATCCAAAATATGTGAAACTTCCGCAGAGTCGCATCTGGTTAGCAGTCGCGATCGGTGTGAGTATTGTGGTTGGTCTTAGCTACGTATTTGGAGTGAGCCCTGCTGAAAAGCCTGGCATGCTGGTGCTCAGCATGGTGGTCGTAGTGGCCATTACACAACTACTATGGACACAAATGCGCCGCGGTCGTGATAGCAGTGAAATCATCAAGACAGCGATCTTTGCCGCAGGCATCGGCGCCATTTACTTCGTGCTATCAGGCCTAGCCGACACGCTACTGGCATCCTCTTTGCCGCGTGATGTGCCGACATGGCCAATGGCTGAAATCATACTCACGCTCTTCATTTTTGCCTTCTTGATGACATCCATCCGTTTCCAAGACGGACACCCAGGGTTCCTTTCAGTCGCTTACAAGCGCCGCCTGTATGTGCATGCTTTGAACGGCTTCTACATGAACACGATCGCTAACAATACCGCACGTAAACTCGGCCTCGTCCCTAAAAATCGTTAA
- a CDS encoding LysR family transcriptional regulator, which translates to MSQLNYHHLRYFHAIVREGTLTRAAETLHVSQSALSIQLKKLEESLDCALFDRQHKSLSLTEEGRIVFDYAETIFRTGEELMATLQNKNKRFRDVLRVGAVSTLSKNFQMTFLKEAFDDEDLEVVIQSGSLRELLNQLRAHTIDLVLSNTPILRDAERKLHSQLLDKQSVSIVGPERFKGRTGFRFPEDLVDTPIVLPSMESNIRAGFDLAMERAGIAPLIAAEANDMAMMRLIARKTDALALVPPVVVMDELQNKRLFELCNIPDIQETFYAITATRRYPNPYLKKLLKHD; encoded by the coding sequence ATGTCACAGTTAAACTATCACCACCTTCGCTACTTTCATGCCATCGTGCGCGAAGGCACGCTCACCCGTGCTGCCGAGACTTTGCACGTCTCTCAGTCTGCCTTGAGTATTCAATTGAAGAAGCTGGAAGAGAGCTTGGACTGCGCCCTATTTGATCGACAGCACAAATCTCTGAGTCTGACCGAGGAGGGGCGTATCGTGTTCGACTACGCTGAGACGATCTTTCGCACTGGTGAAGAGTTGATGGCGACGTTGCAAAATAAAAATAAGCGCTTTCGCGATGTGCTGCGCGTCGGTGCGGTGTCGACCCTATCCAAGAACTTCCAGATGACTTTCTTGAAAGAGGCCTTCGACGACGAAGATCTCGAAGTGGTGATTCAGTCCGGGAGTCTGCGAGAGTTGTTGAATCAACTGAGAGCGCACACGATCGACCTCGTTTTATCCAATACGCCGATCCTACGCGATGCTGAGCGCAAATTGCACAGTCAATTACTTGATAAGCAATCTGTGAGTATCGTGGGTCCCGAGCGCTTTAAAGGCCGAACAGGATTTAGGTTTCCCGAAGATTTGGTGGATACGCCGATCGTATTGCCGAGTATGGAAAGTAATATCCGAGCGGGCTTTGACCTCGCCATGGAACGTGCCGGCATCGCTCCCTTGATTGCGGCGGAGGCCAATGATATGGCGATGATGCGCCTAATCGCCCGCAAGACCGATGCGCTTGCCCTCGTCCCACCAGTGGTGGTTATGGATGAGCTACAAAACAAGCGGCTCTTCGAGCTGTGCAATATCCCTGATATTCAAGAGACCTTCTATGCGATTACCGCAACACGTCGTTACCCGAACCCGTATCTAAAAAAGCTCTTGAAGCACGATTAG